The DNA region CGGATCCACCGTTCCTCGGGTGTTCGCGATCAACGCGAGCGGCGCTCTCGTCGTGTGGAGCACTTCGACCGGCGCGGGCGGGCAGACGAGCGTGGAAGGACCCGGCGGCCAGGCCCTGCCCGGGACGTCGGTCACCGCAGCCGGAACGGAGGTCTTCTTCGTCGGCCGCTACGGGGCGATCTACAACAAGTCATACCGAGGCGGTACGCGGGTCGGCCCCCGACAGATCACCGCGGTCGGTGTCGCCGCACCCGGTGCGGTTGTCGCCGCGATCCCGGGAAGCACCGTCGGGGTGGCCTTCGTCGGCATCGACGGGGCGGTGCGGGTGGTCCGGCAGAACAGTGCCGGCACCTGGATGACCTCCCTGGCCAGTCCACCGAACTTCGCCGTACCCGGTGGCGGGCTCGCCGTGGTCGGCAACGCGGCCGGGATGGTCACCGACACCGACGGGCGGATCTGGCAGGTCAGGCTTACCGGTGGTCCGGTACCCGACCCATGGCAACCGGTGGCGGTCGCCGGTGTCGGGGCCGCACCCCCCGGGGCCCACCTCGCCACGGGCCTGTTCTCCAACTCCCTGGCCGTCGTCATGTTCGCCGGTGAGGACGGCGCCATCCGGGCCACCTCCAATGTCAACGGAACCTGGCACGAACCGACCCCGGTCACCAACGCCGGAGTCGCCATACCCGGAAGACCGATCGCCCTCACCGTTCATGGTGATCACCTGCACGGCGACTGGTGCGGCAACAGCCTGGCCTGGCAGGTCCGCATCCCGAGGCCGGTTCCCTGGCCCGGCCCGCACCCCGAGCCGTGGAACGCCACCACCTACTCCTTCCAGGCCCCCAACATCCAACCCGGCGGCCACCTGGCCAGCCTGCTGCTTTGAGAGCGGCAAATTCGGCCGCCGCCCGATCGGACGGCGGCCGAAGCAGTTGCGGATGACCACCGGTGCGGCCCGTCAGCGCTGGGCGGCTCGCAGGTGGCGGATCAGGACCTCCACCGGGATGCCCAGCACCCCGGCCAGCAGGACCATCGGCTCCGGGTGGCCCCGCGCGTTCAGGTCCTCGTAGATCGCCAGCAGGCCGCGTAATCGGACTTCGGCGTCCTCGGGCCGGTGCGGTAGTTCGGCGAGGCGTTCCTCGACGAACCGGCGGGCCGTGATCTGGTCCCCGCCGACCCCGAGGAACTCCTTCGGTGGCTGCGGATCACGCTGCTTCGACACGGCGTACCCCGCTCAGCCATCGATGCGGTGGGCGTCGGTCCGGCCCGGGGCCCAGCCGGGGCCGGCCCAGCCACCCTCTCCGCCACGGACACCACGCTGACGAACGACGGGCAGATGCGATTCCATCGGTTGCTCCTTCCGATGCTGCGGGCAGGACGATGCGGTGCGGGACGGGGTGGGGTGGTCGGCTCGCCGGGGCCGGGGCCGGGGCCGGGGCCGGGGCCGGGGCCGGGGCCGGTGACGGCCCGGCAGGTCAGTCGAGGGCGACGGTGACGCCGCCGGAGAACGGCGAGTCGTGCAGCTCGAGCTTGGTGAGCTTGACCTTCTTGGGGATGTCGAAGACGACCACGCCGGTCACCTGGTTGCCGGGGTTGATGTCGTTGAGGAAGGTCTCGGCGTTCTCGTTGGCGTACAGGCCGGCGGCCCCGTCGGCGGAGTACTCCGTGCCGTCGGCCGAGTACGCCTTCTGGCTGCTGCCGTCGAACATCTGCGACTCCTTGCCGATGTTCTTGACCTTGAGGGTGACCAGGCAGAACTGACCCTGGGCGGTGGCGCCGAGCAGGTCGCTGCCGACCTTGCGTACGCCGCACTTGGCCGACTTGACGGTGAACTCGAACTTGCCGTCGCGCGCCGGGTCGCCGATCTTGGCCACCTTCTCGGCCTGCTTGTCGGCCTTCGCCTCGCCGTCGCCGCCGCTGGTGTCACCGGCTCCCTCGGTGGTGGCGGCACCGCAACCCAGCCCGACCAGGGCGGTGGCGAGCAGGGCGATCAGCGTGGTCTTGCGCATTGTTTTCCTCCTGGTTCCGGTGTGGCGACGTCAATGAGAGCATCATCTGTGAACCGTGTCAACAAGCATGATGGTTGACAGGCGTGACACACTACGGAGGTGCAGGTGAACCCGACCATCACGGCGGCCGAGATCGCCCGGCTAGCCGGGGTGGGACGAGCCGCCGTCAGCAACTGGCGCAAACGGCACCCCGACTTCCCCGCCCCGGTCGGCGGAACGGCGGCCAGCCCCGAGTTCGACCTCATCCAGGTCGAACAGTGGCTCCGCGACCAGGGCAAACTCGCCGACCAGTCCACCGCCGACCGGCTCTGGCGACGCCTGGCCCCGGCCGGCGAATCCCCGGCCGCCGCCCTGGCCGCCGTCGGTGCCGTCCTGCTGGCCCGACAACGCGGCCAACGCCCCCGCGCCCTCGCGCCGTACCTGAAACCACTGCTGCCCGACCTCGACGCCCTGGTCGACGAACACGGCCCCCAAGGCGCCTTCGACGAGCTGTGGCAGCGCTTCAGCGCACCCGGTCCCACCCGGACCTTCGCCACCCCGGACGATCTGGCCGACCTGATGGTCGCCCTGGCCGAGGTCGGCGGCGGCACCGTCCTGGACCCCACCACCGGCTCCGGGGCCCTGCTGCGCGCCGCCGTCCGGGCCGGCTGCACCACCGCCTACGGCCAGGAACTCGACGAGGACCTGGCCCGACTCGCCGGACTCTGGCTGGCCCTGCGCGAGGTGCCGGGGGAGGTGCAGATCGGTGACTCACTGCGCGCCGACGCCTTCGCCGGACACAACTTCGACGCCGTGCTCTGCCACCCACCCTTCGGCGCCACCAACTGGGGCGACGAGGAACTAGGCCACGACCCACGCTGGATCGTCGGCACCACCCCGCGTACCGAACCCGAACTGGCCTGGGCCCAACACGCCCTGGCCCACCTGCGCGCCGGCGGGCACGCCGTACTGCTGATGCCACCGACGGTGGCCAGCCGCCGCGCCGGGCGACGCATCCGCGCCGAACTGCTGCGCCGCGGCGCCCTGCGCGCCGTCATCGCCCTGCCCCCCGGAGTGGCCGCGCCGCACGGCGTACCGCTGCATCTGTGGGTGCTGCGACGCCCCGCGCCGGACGCGCCACCACCGGCGCGGACCCTGCTGGTCGACGCCGCCGACGGCGACCTGGCCACGAACGGCCCGAAGATCCTCGCCGCCTGGCGGGCCTTCCACACCGACCCCGAGGCCGAGGAACCCGGCTTCGCCCGCGCAGTACCGGTGATCGAACTGCTCGACGAGGAGGTCGACCTCACCCCCGCCCGCCGGCAACCCGCCGTCGAGGGCAAGACCGCAGAGCATCTGGTACGCACCAGAGACCGCCTAGCCGCTCTCGTCGGCGACCTGTCGGCGCTGATGCCGCAGGTCACCCCCGCACCGCCGGGGCCGGAGGGGGAGTTCCTGACCGTGGCGGAGCTGGCCCGCTCCGGGGCCCTGCACCTGATCGGCCCGATCCGCACCGCCTCGGCCGAGACGGGTGAACCGGCCGGGGAAGGGCTACCGGTGCTGACCGTGTCGGACGTGCTCGCCGGTGACCCCCCCTCCGGCCACGACGACGGCGGGCTGGGCCAACAGATCCGGCTGGCCGTCGGCGACGTCGTGGTGCCGATGGTGGCCCGGCAGCTCACCGCTCGGGTGGTGACCGCCGAAGGGGCACTGCTGGGCCGCAACCTGTACCTGCTGCGACCCAACCCGGCGGCCCTGGACCCGTGGTTCCTGGCCGGTCAACTGCGCACCACGACCAACGAGAGACAGGCGTCGAGCCTGTCCGGCACCCTGCGTTTCGACATCCGGCGGGCCCAGGTACGCCGACTGCCGCTGGAGGAGCAACGCGCCCAGGGGGAGGCCTTCCGGCGGCTGAACGCCTTCGAGTCGGCGATCCGACAGGCCGCGACCCTCGGCGCGGAACTGGTCCAGTTGACAGCCGACGGCCTGGCCCGAGGCACGATCCGGTCAGCGGACGAACCAGCCTGATTCCATCCCGGGAGATCCGCTGGAGCGACCGTTTGCGCACCTGGCGGTCTCCGACTGTGGTGCACTGTGGAGGAACGGCAACCGGCGACCACGGATTCTCGGGAGTGTGATGCTCGGTCGGAGCCCGGACGAGGCGCAGGAGTGGTTGCATTCGTGGACGGCACAGGTCTCCGCTCAGGCACAGGCAGCCGCCGAGTTGTCTGACCGGGTCGCGCGCCTCACTGCCACGGCTACCGGGGCAGACGGCGCGGTGCGCGTCACGGTAGCCGCCTCCGGCGCACTGACCGACCTGAGATTCGACGATCGGGTACGCCAGATGCGGGGTGCCGATCTCGCCGAGATCGTGATGACGGCCATCGCCCGAGCACAGGCCAGCGTCACCACGCAGGTGGCAGCGGCGGTCCACGACACCGTCGGCGCCGACTCGGAGACTGGCCGGGCCGTGGTCGATTCGTTCGCGCGGCGGTTCCCCGGGCCACCGGAGGAGCGGACGAACCGGCAGCGGGAGGCGGCCTATGACTGGTGACCGTGGAATGCGGATTCCGGGTACGGCAGTGCACCGATACGCCGCAGCAGTGGACGAGGCTGCGGGGCGGATGGAGACCGCACGCGGCGCGGCCGCTCAGGTGCACCTGGGCGCAGCGGCGTACGGGCAGATCGCGGCCTTCCTGCCCCGGCTGATCGACCCGCTGGGGGATCAGGTGGTCTCCGCCCTCGGCGAGACAGCGACGGCCCTGCGGGAGACGGCGACAAGTCTTCGGCGAGTCACCACCACCACGGCCGCTACCGATTACGGCAATGCGCGGCGGATCCGCGCCTCCGGTCACCTGGAGCTGCCACTGTGACCGAGGTGGCCGCCAATCCCCTGGTGGCACCCCGCATCGACTCGACCCGCTGGTATTCCGGGCTAGGGCTGGTCGAGGAGATCAACGGCACGGTGGCGGGCATCGAGTCAGGTAGTTGGATCGACACCACGATCGGCGGCGTGGCCACCTCCCTGGACGCGCTGGCGACCGTGCTCGATCCGCTCGGCTCAATGCTCAGCTGGGGTGTCGGCTGGCTGCTGGAGCATGTGAAGCCGCTGTCGGACGCGCTGGACTGGCTGGCCGGAGAACCCGACCAGATCACCGCCTACGCACAGACCTGGCGCAATGTCGCCGCACAGAGCGCGGGCGCGGCGGCCGATCTGCAAACCGCGATGTCCGCCCAACTGGTCGGTTGGGAGGGCGCGTCGGCGCGGGCCTACCAGGAACACGTGACCGGCCAGATACGGGCGATGGGCGGCCTTGCGCGGGCTGCCACCGGCATCGCGTCGTTGGTGGAAGGTGCCGGCCTCCTGGTGGCGCTGACACGCGAGATGGTCCGGGACCTGATCGCCGACTTCGTGTCCGTGCTGGCGGTCAGGTTGCCGCTGTGGCTGGCCGAGACCGGAGTGACGCTCGGCGCCGCTACTCCGCTGGTCGTCTCCCAGGTGGGCAGTCTGGTC from Micromonospora sp. NBC_01739 includes:
- a CDS encoding DUF4352 domain-containing protein translates to MRKTTLIALLATALVGLGCGAATTEGAGDTSGGDGEAKADKQAEKVAKIGDPARDGKFEFTVKSAKCGVRKVGSDLLGATAQGQFCLVTLKVKNIGKESQMFDGSSQKAYSADGTEYSADGAAGLYANENAETFLNDINPGNQVTGVVVFDIPKKVKLTKLELHDSPFSGGVTVALD
- a CDS encoding YbaB/EbfC family nucleoid-associated protein, with protein sequence MLGRSPDEAQEWLHSWTAQVSAQAQAAAELSDRVARLTATATGADGAVRVTVAASGALTDLRFDDRVRQMRGADLAEIVMTAIARAQASVTTQVAAAVHDTVGADSETGRAVVDSFARRFPGPPEERTNRQREAAYDW
- a CDS encoding N-6 DNA methylase, giving the protein MNPTITAAEIARLAGVGRAAVSNWRKRHPDFPAPVGGTAASPEFDLIQVEQWLRDQGKLADQSTADRLWRRLAPAGESPAAALAAVGAVLLARQRGQRPRALAPYLKPLLPDLDALVDEHGPQGAFDELWQRFSAPGPTRTFATPDDLADLMVALAEVGGGTVLDPTTGSGALLRAAVRAGCTTAYGQELDEDLARLAGLWLALREVPGEVQIGDSLRADAFAGHNFDAVLCHPPFGATNWGDEELGHDPRWIVGTTPRTEPELAWAQHALAHLRAGGHAVLLMPPTVASRRAGRRIRAELLRRGALRAVIALPPGVAAPHGVPLHLWVLRRPAPDAPPPARTLLVDAADGDLATNGPKILAAWRAFHTDPEAEEPGFARAVPVIELLDEEVDLTPARRQPAVEGKTAEHLVRTRDRLAALVGDLSALMPQVTPAPPGPEGEFLTVAELARSGALHLIGPIRTASAETGEPAGEGLPVLTVSDVLAGDPPSGHDDGGLGQQIRLAVGDVVVPMVARQLTARVVTAEGALLGRNLYLLRPNPAALDPWFLAGQLRTTTNERQASSLSGTLRFDIRRAQVRRLPLEEQRAQGEAFRRLNAFESAIRQAATLGAELVQLTADGLARGTIRSADEPA